The proteins below are encoded in one region of Lactuca sativa cultivar Salinas chromosome 3, Lsat_Salinas_v11, whole genome shotgun sequence:
- the LOC111879054 gene encoding uncharacterized protein LOC111879054 — MEEEDEDPPLAVEINETLDHQSFNQSLQKYENTDELPPVGVTVITGYLGAGKSTLVNYILNGQHGKRIAVILNEFGEEIGVERAMINEGEGGALVEEWVELANGCICCTVKHSLVQALEQLVQRKERLDHILLETTGLANPAPLASILWLDDQLEAAVKLDSIITVVDAKNLRFQLKKHQGSSTFPEAFLQIAFADVVILNKVDLVSPDVLEELEKEIHSINSLSNIVHSVRCQVDMSIVLDCKAYDALHVAHLENLLEENKSLTTKDLHDSGVTTMCICDSHQLDLDKVRLWLEEILWDKKYDMDVYRCKGVLNVVNSDELHIVQAVKEIYEIVPSRKWKSQENKTNKIVFIGRSLNEDILIESLRGCASTVS, encoded by the exons ATGGAGGAAGAAGACGAAGATCCACCACTTGCTGTTGAGATCAACGAAACCCTAGACCATCAATCGTTCAATCAATCTTTACAAAAATACGAAAACACAGATGAACTTCCACCAGTTGGCGTGACTGTCATCACCGGCTATCTGGGCGCAGGCAAATCCACT CTGGTTAATTATATATTGAATGGACAACATGGAAAGAGGATAGCTGTTATATTGAATGAGTTTGGTGAAGAGATTGGAGTTGAGAGAGCTATGATTAATGAAGGTGAAGGAGGTGCACTTGTTGAAGAGTGGGTTGAGCTTGCAAAtggctgcatttgttgcactgtGAAACACAGTCTGGTTCAAGCACTGGAACAACTTGTTCAGAGGAAGGAGAG AttggatcatatattattagagaCCACTGGATTGGCAAACCCTGCTCCTCTTGCATCTATTCTTTGGCTGGATGATCAACTAGAAGCAGCAGTCAAGCTTGACTCCATTATCACT GTTGTAGATGCTAAAAATCTCCGTTTTCAGCTCAAAAAGCATCAAGGTTCTTCCACATTTCCTGAAGCCTTTTTACAAATAGCATTTGCA GATGTTGTAATTCTTAACAAGGTTGATCTGGTTTCTCCAGATGTTCTAGAAGAACTAGAGAAAGAGATACATAGCATTAATTCACTTTCTAATATAGTTCATTCTGTGAGGTGTCAAGTAGATATGTCCATAGTATTAGATTGCAAAGCATATGATGCTTTG CATGTTGCACACCTGGAAAATTTACTAGAGGAAAATAAATCACTAACTACCAAAGATCTTCATGATAGTGGCGTGACAACTATGTGTATTTGTGATTCACACCAGCTTGATCTTGATAAG GTGCGTTTATGGCTTGAGGAGATACTTTGGGATAAGAAATATGACATGGATGTTTATCGATGCAAAGGTGTTTTAAATGTTGTGAACTCTGATGAACTTCACATAGTACAG GCTGTGAAAGAGATTTATGAGATAGTTCCTTCACGAAAATGGAAAAGCCAAGAAAATAAAACGAATAAAATCGTGTTCATTG gGAGATCACTAAATGAAGATATTCTTATCGAATCTCTTAGAGGTTGTGCTTCGACTGTGAGTTAA
- the LOC111879107 gene encoding uncharacterized protein LOC111879107, whose amino-acid sequence MYRPVSAITDHGGLPTESGDTVVTLDQVPRWIDGDLRYSDEIEDPSSHFPDPLASSSEAESSGTGIVSRFPVDHEVNSKIYLWRGNPWNMEVDAVVNSTNENMDEAHCSPGLHAASGPGLAEECSTLGGCRTGMSRVTNAYDLPSRRIIHTVGPKYAVKYHTAAENALSHCYRSCLELLIENRLQSIAIGCIYTEAKYYPREPAAHVAIRTIRRFLEKQKDKITAVVFCTTTANDTDIYKRLLPLYFPRDRNEESFAIMKLPADVGDENGETLIDERKIRIKSLPNVKKSVPKPRKALIDVPINDRGLTRRNSSSYLDSYLDPDFMSLIMDPDQRRKEQWEKTAKAQNGFKLGKILGFGDVGGPPLSAAEEYSLHSRYLAKANSRNLSEIAEMKIVYRGGVDSEGRPVMVIVGAHFLLRCLDLDRFVLYIVKEFEPLIQKAYSIVYFHSAASLQVQPDLGWMRKLQQILGRKSQRNLHAIYVLHPSFGLKAAVFTMQLLVDNMVWKKVVYVERLLHLFKYVPREQLTIPDFVFQHDLEVNGGKGLVVDPRTKYVYNRPGGKSENVII is encoded by the exons ATGTATCGGCCAGTGTCAGCCATAACCGATCATGGTGGACTCCCCACTGAAAGTGGAGATACTGTTGTGACACTTGACCAAGTTCCTCGATGGATTGATGGTGATTTAAGATATTCTGATGAAATTGAAGATCCCAGTTCACATTTTCCAGACCCTTTAGCTTCATCATCTGAGGCAGAGAGTAGCGGGACAGGAATTGTTTCAAGGTTTCCAGTTGATCATGAAGTTAACTCAAAGATTTATCTGTGGAGAGGAAACCCTTGGAATATGGAGGTTGATGCTGTTGTCAACTCCACAAATGAG AACATGGATGAAGCACACTGTAGCCCTGGTTTGCATGCTGCATCAGGGCCTGGTCTTGCTGAAGAATGTTCAACACTG GGTGGCTGCAGAACAGGGATGTCTAGAGTTACTAATGCATATGATCTACCTTCAAG gAGGATCATACATACTGTGGGGCCTAAATATGCTGTAAAATATCATACAGCTGCAGAAAATGCTTTGAGTCACTGCTATCGTTCTTGTCTAGAACTTCTCATTGAAAACAGACTTCAGAG CATTGCTATTGGCTGTATATACACAGAAGCAAAATATTATCCACGAGAACCAGCTGCACATGTAGCAATAA GAACAATTCGCCGGTTTCTTGAGAAACAAAAGGATAAAATCACAGCAGTGGTCTTTTGTACAACTACAGCAAATGATACAGATATATATAAAAG ATTGCTTCCACTCTACTTTCCACGCGATAGAAATGAGGAAAGTTTTGCAATTATGAAGCTTCCTGCTGATGTTGGGGATGAAAATGGTGAGACTCTTATAGATGAAAGAAAAATCAGAATAAAATCTTTACCCAATGTGAAGAAGAGTGTTCCAAAACCTCGCAAAGCTTTGATAGATGTTCCTATCAATGATCGTGGGTTGACCAGAAG GAACTCTTCATCATATTTGGATTCATATCTGGATCCAGATTTCATGTCTCTAATCATGGATCCAGATCAAAGACGAAAAGAACAATGGGAAAAAACAGCAAAAGCACAAAACGGGTTCAAATTgggtaaaattctagggtttggtgATGTTGGTGGGCCCCCACTTTCAGCTGCTGAAGAGTACTCACTCCATTCTAGATACCTTGCAAAAGCAAATTCTAGGAATCTttctgaaatagcagaaatgaagATTGT GTATCGAGGGGGAGTAGATAGTGAAGGTCGTCCAGTTATGGTTATAGTTGGAGCACATTTTCTTCTTCGTTGTCTTGATCTTGACAGATTTGTACTCTACATAGTAAAg GAATTTGAGCCCTTGATACAGAAGGCGTATAGCATTGTTTACTTTCACTCTGCTGCATCTTTACAAGT GCAACCAGATCTAGGATGGATGAGGAAATTACAACAAATACTTGGTAGGAAAAGTCAGCGGAATCTCCAT GCAATCTATGTCCTCCATCCAAGTTTTGGACTGAAGGCTGCAGTTTTCACAATGCAACTCTTAGTAGACAACATG GTGTGGAAGAAGGTTGTATATGTTGAGCGGCTTCTTCATCTCTTCAAATATGTTCCTCGTGAACAGCTAACCATCCCGGACTTTGTTTTCCA GCATGACCTGGAAGTGAATGGAGGGAAAGGACTTGTTGTGGATCCAAGAACAAAATATGTATATAATCGACCCGGGGGAAAGTCTGAAAATGTGATCATTTaa